One Neodiprion pinetum isolate iyNeoPine1 chromosome 1, iyNeoPine1.2, whole genome shotgun sequence genomic window carries:
- the LOC124223845 gene encoding uncharacterized protein isoform X1 — protein sequence MSGTKVTQCLDALQCGAEFTEVIGSLLKTCFEKMNARMPFVYVKMLPNIGPLFCLMLFLGVSTPQNHPGDAGVVPDDGAQVHHRQKRLLWVTNDGRIALPPGTVLTITPTILLPFVRYPPYGFLSNMSMSFPFTIDFDKLGLTDNENPYGALPPVFGRAFQSREAGMALGDFIASFMKHRLQKREVPEVPKNAFQGGERALLYGIAEDMLSQFGMDGKACLLRAICEVHGHPLDNFGFVGEIIRLFFTASKSPFAELMKDYVDAEKTGKSHGECWPYFKACPKSLFLPSSNKYMEDSVHTEGEVDFDDEFNKIPQTFEQESPKRTPTRNTIHPAM from the exons ATGAGTGGAACGAAGGTTACGCAATGTCTCGATGCACTGCAGTGCGGAGCAGAATTTACCGAAGTGATAGGATCACTTCTGAAAACgtgtttcgaaaaaatgaacgCACGTATGCCGTTCGTTTATG TAAAGATGCTGCCAAATATCGGTCCGCTCTTCTGTCTGATGCTATTCCTCGGAGTTTCGACGCCTCAGAATCATCCCGGGGATGCCGGTGTCGTTCCTGACGATGGGGCCCAGGTTCACCACCGTCAGAAGAGACTGTTGTGGGTTACAAATGATGGGAGAATCGCCTTGCCTCCTGGCACAGTGCTGACCATAACTCCGACGATTCTGTTACCCTTCGTGAGGTATCCGCCTTACGGTTTCCTCAGCAACATGTCGATGAGCTTCCCGTTCACCA TCGACTTCGACAAACTGGGCCTAACGGACAACGAGAATCCTTACGGCGCTCTGCCCCCCGTCTTCGGCAGAGCGTTCCAGAGCCGAGAGGCAGGCATGGCTCTCGGGGATTTCATTGCTTCCTTCATGAAGCACAGACTCCAAAAACGCGAAGTACCGGAAGTTCCCAAAAACGCGTTCCAGGGTGGAGAACGCGCCTTACTCTACGGGATAGCCGAAGACATGCTCAGCCAGTTCGGAATGGATGGCAAAGCTTGCCTGCTCCGAGCAATATGCGAGGTTCACGGTCACCCTCTGGACAATTTCGGCTTCGTTGGTGAAATTATACGGCTTTTTTTCAC CGCGAGCAAATCGCCGTTCGCTGAACTGATGAAGGATTACGTCGATGCAGAAAAAACGGGAAAATCGCACGGAGAATGCTGGCCATACTTCAAGGCGTGTCCGAAGTCACTGTTCTTGCCATCATCAAACAAGTACAT GGAAGATTCCGTTCACACGGAAGGAGAGGTTGATTTTGACGACGAGTTCAATAAGATTCCGCAAACTTTCGAACAGGAATCACCGAAGAGGACTCCGACACGGAATACGATACATCCAGCTATGTAG
- the LOC124223845 gene encoding uncharacterized protein isoform X2: MLPNIGPLFCLMLFLGVSTPQNHPGDAGVVPDDGAQVHHRQKRLLWVTNDGRIALPPGTVLTITPTILLPFVRYPPYGFLSNMSMSFPFTIDFDKLGLTDNENPYGALPPVFGRAFQSREAGMALGDFIASFMKHRLQKREVPEVPKNAFQGGERALLYGIAEDMLSQFGMDGKACLLRAICEVHGHPLDNFGFVGEIIRLFFTASKSPFAELMKDYVDAEKTGKSHGECWPYFKACPKSLFLPSSNKYMEDSVHTEGEVDFDDEFNKIPQTFEQESPKRTPTRNTIHPAM; the protein is encoded by the exons ATGCTGCCAAATATCGGTCCGCTCTTCTGTCTGATGCTATTCCTCGGAGTTTCGACGCCTCAGAATCATCCCGGGGATGCCGGTGTCGTTCCTGACGATGGGGCCCAGGTTCACCACCGTCAGAAGAGACTGTTGTGGGTTACAAATGATGGGAGAATCGCCTTGCCTCCTGGCACAGTGCTGACCATAACTCCGACGATTCTGTTACCCTTCGTGAGGTATCCGCCTTACGGTTTCCTCAGCAACATGTCGATGAGCTTCCCGTTCACCA TCGACTTCGACAAACTGGGCCTAACGGACAACGAGAATCCTTACGGCGCTCTGCCCCCCGTCTTCGGCAGAGCGTTCCAGAGCCGAGAGGCAGGCATGGCTCTCGGGGATTTCATTGCTTCCTTCATGAAGCACAGACTCCAAAAACGCGAAGTACCGGAAGTTCCCAAAAACGCGTTCCAGGGTGGAGAACGCGCCTTACTCTACGGGATAGCCGAAGACATGCTCAGCCAGTTCGGAATGGATGGCAAAGCTTGCCTGCTCCGAGCAATATGCGAGGTTCACGGTCACCCTCTGGACAATTTCGGCTTCGTTGGTGAAATTATACGGCTTTTTTTCAC CGCGAGCAAATCGCCGTTCGCTGAACTGATGAAGGATTACGTCGATGCAGAAAAAACGGGAAAATCGCACGGAGAATGCTGGCCATACTTCAAGGCGTGTCCGAAGTCACTGTTCTTGCCATCATCAAACAAGTACAT GGAAGATTCCGTTCACACGGAAGGAGAGGTTGATTTTGACGACGAGTTCAATAAGATTCCGCAAACTTTCGAACAGGAATCACCGAAGAGGACTCCGACACGGAATACGATACATCCAGCTATGTAG
- the LOC124223805 gene encoding uncharacterized protein isoform X2, giving the protein MVDNNCIIEGNVKFRDGKKWKSRWCVMRKLSPVADCLHLQLYGDSKDRYKQGQTKASLSLQHFLGVESGFTLDKESNTIAIICQDVTVVLAFDTRERLIQWQVKISNNLGEDQQFLILISSAPTKAKLLSGPAHIHIQNRRFCITTGVPPRLAGVWEIAHLRRYGVVEGRFCFEGGSRCGRGEGLHVLVTDQGDDIIKTLQLAAEGKLSTRKRPTARELAACDSPRRQFSRSETRVSDSFPSLLYNTGSYEGQCDNCKNEGSPYWSSTESRQQTDLDSDYGCRDASISELHDQPGEWHSCSIVQGNNSMLERCSSCISKLGTLSKSSTSGTTSTMTHSSSPAPLGGCQQPLRAFDRLSLSSYSSSSHESDYSVSQQAECHCVSSKVFQTQNPQSFAPKQLVSPPRPPKPHSSCVRKAKKPPMPLPQPEYPCSCSTKPPAVQNNIANTTGPYENYDVPKTIIRHALSMERTSSTDQYYDTPRKIKEILALPKMYANYDTPLVPQAVALQQCGCPTKLTSQSPRTSACPCHNVMSWAGFVLPYCRRGAGIVLDAVHPVRLSGEGKMPVVNASGEIAVYATSDKSTEDDHGPETAKEKCGCQSESTGVDNNYANIEPVIDTQPESKQINYANIDFTQSLEHYENSKDVLAKAGISRDEAAKFSEELKESEASEVNENTKFCTKCGHAKDEENDYLMMNPEKEMPKKPYPGYLAMQPAHNACSKEVLSRICSTGKSSSNPTLTGSQLIEGSKKRSESEYRVPGSAMLSSPYLRRRLLDSANSTEASDSEPKPYHDSEETSASSPQPCSIKIRRSSSVPSKTGHNRDSSSSNDSGVSTGSLSHRGTEFGEFELPIITTNSARRHLISISHKSTPPVCFHNSLPRKSKSSDPLRELSFQFQKLKIPTKSSSAEGDIPACVPKGTKGFSSPGEVSATPYTDSRSTSSGTSDMSDYIETLSLSSHSSSDTPDNLRLGGRQVATTLRPRSGKEYYKIDRSILVEQGRTLTGPTSNYANITPVLEKSESPSPGYMSSSSYDQPQPVRDHFLFPEQA; this is encoded by the exons ATGGTGGATAACAATTGCATTATCGAGGGAAACGTCAAGTTTCGGGATGGCAAGAAG TGGAAGTCAAGGTGGTGCGTCATGAGAAAATTGTCCCCTGTGGCAG aCTGCTTACACTTGCAACTTTACGGAGATAGCAAAGACCGATACAAACAAGGTCAAACCAAGGCCTCGCTTAGCTTACAACACTTTCTTGGGGTAGAAAGTGGATTTACCCTTGACAAAGAATCTAACACAATTGCCATTATTTGCCAAGATGTTACGGTAGTTCTTGCTTTCGATACTCGTGAGAGACTAATACAGTGGCAAGTCAAGATATCCAACAATTTGGGCGAAG ATCAACAATTCCTGATTCTCATCTCCTCGGCACCGACAAAAGCAAAGCTTTTAAGCGGCCCAGCACATATTCACATACAAAATCGTCGCTTCTGTATTACCACTGGAGTACCGCCAAGGCTCGCTGGGGTTTGGGAAATTGCACATCTTCGTCGTTATGGGGTCGTTGAGGGAAGATTTTGTTTTGAGGGAGGCTCAAGATGCGGCCGTGGAGAAGGCCTGCACGTTCTTGTTACAGATCAAGGAGATGACATTATAAAAACCTTGCAATTGGCAGCCGAAGGAAAGCTCAGTACACGAAAAAGACCAACTGCTCGTGAACTTGCAGCATGTGACAGTCCCAGAAGGCAATTTTCTCGATCTGAAACAAGGGTTAGCGATTCCTTTCCATCATTGCTGTATAATACAGGATCCTACGAAGGGCAGTGCGACAACTGCAAAAATGAAGGCTCGCCGTACTGGTCCTCGACTGAAAGCAGGCAGCAGACAGATTTGGACAGTGATTACGGGTGTCGGGATGCTTCCATATCAGAATTACATGATCAACCAGGAGAGTGGCACAGCTGCTCAATTGTCCAAGGAAATAATTCAATGCTTGAAAGATGCTCCAGCTGTATCAGCAAATTGGGAACACTTTCCAAGTCATCTACATCGGGCACAACTTCGACAATGACTCACTCTAGCAGTCCTGCTCCACTTGGGGGTTGTCAGCAACCACTTCGAGCGTTTGACAGACTCTCGCTCTCTTCCTATAGCAGCAGTAGTCATGAAAGTGATTACTCGGTGTCCCAACAGGCAGAGTGCCATTGCGTGTCTAGTAAAGTTTTCCAAACTCAAAACCCGCAGAGCTTTGCTCCTAAGCAGTTAGTCTCTCCTCCCAGACCGCCGAAGCCACATTCTTCGTGTGTTAGAAAAGCTAAGAAGCCTCCGATGCCACTTCCACAACCAGAATATCCTTGTTCTTGCTCAACAAAGCCACCAGCAGTTCAAAACAACATAGCCAATACAACTGGGCCATATGAAAACTATGATGTTCCAAAAACAATAATTCGCCACGCATTGTCTATGGAACGAACTTCGTCCACTGATCAGTATTACGATACGCCTAGAAAAATCAAGGAAATTCTTGCGTTGCCAAAAATGTATGCAAATTACGACACTCCGCTTGTGCCACAAGCAGTTGCTTTACAACAGTGTGGCTGTCCTACCAAGCTGACTTCTCAATCCCCGCGTACATCCGCTTGTCCATGTCACAACGTAATGAGCTGGGCTGGTTTTGTTTTACCTTATTGTCGTCGAGGGGCAGGCATTGTGTTAGATGCCGTGCATCCAGTACGGCTGTCTGGTGAAGGGAAGATGCCGGTTGTGAACGCCAGTGGAGAAATAGCGGTTTATGCAACAAGTGACAAAAGTACTGAAGATGATCATGGTCCTGAAACTGCTAAAGAAAAGTGTGGCTGTCAGAGTGAAAGTACCGGAGTTGATAACAATTATGCAAACATTGAACCGGTAATAGATACGCAACCAGAATCAAAGCAGATAAATTATGCAAATATTGATTTTACCCAATCTTTAGAACACTATGAAAACAGCAAGGATGTTTTAGCCAAAGCAGGAATATCACGAGATGAGGCAGCCAAGTTTTCCGAAGAGTTGAAGGAATCTGAAGCTTCCGAGGTGAATGAAAATACAAAGTTCTGCACCAAATGTGGGCATGCAAAAGATGAAGAGAATGATTACTTGATGATGAACCCAGAGAAAGAAATGCCGAAGAAGCCGTACCCTGGGTACTTAGCGATGCAACCGGCCCACAACGCTTGTTCCAAAGAAGTTTTATCCAGAATTTGTAGCACCGGAAAGAGCAGCAGTAATCCAACTTTGACTGGATCCCAATTAATAGAGGGAAGCAAAAAAAGATCTGAATCTGAATATCGAGTACCTGGATCAGCGATGTTATCTAGTCCCTACCTCAGACGCCGACTCTTGGACTCCGCAAATAGCACAGAGGCTTCTG ATTCAGAGCCGAAACCTTATCACGACAGCGAGGAGACTTCCGCGTCATCTCCTCAGCCGtgttcaataaaaattcgacGCTCATCTTCTGTACCATCAAAGACGGGACATAACCGCGACTCTTCGAGCAGCAACGACTCTGGCGTATCGACTGGCTCTCTGAGTCACAGAGGAACTGAATTTGGGGAATTCGAACTACCCATAATTACTACTAATTCAGCAAGAAGACATTTGATATCAATATCCCACAAAAGTACCCCTCCAGTCTGCTTCCATAACAGTCTAccaagaaaatcaaaatccaGTGACCCACTTCGCGAGCTTtcctttcaatttcaaaaactaaaaatacCAACGAAATCTTCATCTGCCGAAGGAGACATACCTGCCTGTGTTCCCAAAGGCACAAAAGGTTTCAGTAGCCCAGGCGAAGTATCCGCTACACCGTACACAGATTCTCGAAGTACAAGCAGCGGTACATCCGATATGTCTGATTACATCGAAACATTATCTTTGTCCTCGCATTCATCATCAGATACCCCAGACAATCTTAG ATTGGGTGGACGTCAGGTGGCCACAACTCTTCGGCCGCGTAGCGGAAaggaatattataaaatagatCGAAGCATCTTGGTGGAACAAGGCCGTACATTGACAGGGCCAACTTCTAACTATGCCAATATTACACCTGTCCTTGAAAAAAGTGAATCTCCGTCACCGGGATATATGAGCAGCTCGTCATACGATCAGCCGCAACCAGTGCGTGATCACTTTCTCTTTCCTGAG CAGGCCTGA
- the LOC124223805 gene encoding uncharacterized protein isoform X1, with translation MVDNNCIIEGNVKFRDGKKWKSRWCVMRKLSPVADCLHLQLYGDSKDRYKQGQTKASLSLQHFLGVESGFTLDKESNTIAIICQDVTVVLAFDTRERLIQWQVKISNNLGEDQQFLILISSAPTKAKLLSGPAHIHIQNRRFCITTGVPPRLAGVWEIAHLRRYGVVEGRFCFEGGSRCGRGEGLHVLVTDQGDDIIKTLQLAAEGKLSTRKRPTARELAACDSPRRQFSRSETRVSDSFPSLLYNTGSYEGQCDNCKNEGSPYWSSTESRQQTDLDSDYGCRDASISELHDQPGEWHSCSIVQGNNSMLERCSSCISKLGTLSKSSTSGTTSTMTHSSSPAPLGGCQQPLRAFDRLSLSSYSSSSHESDYSVSQQAECHCVSSKVFQTQNPQSFAPKQLVSPPRPPKPHSSCVRKAKKPPMPLPQPEYPCSCSTKPPAVQNNIANTTGPYENYDVPKTIIRHALSMERTSSTDQYYDTPRKIKEILALPKMYANYDTPLVPQAVALQQCGCPTKLTSQSPRTSACPCHNVMSWAGFVLPYCRRGAGIVLDAVHPVRLSGEGKMPVVNASGEIAVYATSDKSTEDDHGPETAKEKCGCQSESTGVDNNYANIEPVIDTQPESKQINYANIDFTQSLEHYENSKDVLAKAGISRDEAAKFSEELKESEASEVNENTKFCTKCGHAKDEENDYLMMNPEKEMPKKPYPGYLAMQPAHNACSKEVLSRICSTGKSSSNPTLTGSQLIEGSKKRSESEYRVPGSAMLSSPYLRRRLLDSANSTEASGNIGLLARKRSYSAESAHYTNDEKLTLFPSNLTIHKCSSEADKELLMNKDRRTLCVDSEPKPYHDSEETSASSPQPCSIKIRRSSSVPSKTGHNRDSSSSNDSGVSTGSLSHRGTEFGEFELPIITTNSARRHLISISHKSTPPVCFHNSLPRKSKSSDPLRELSFQFQKLKIPTKSSSAEGDIPACVPKGTKGFSSPGEVSATPYTDSRSTSSGTSDMSDYIETLSLSSHSSSDTPDNLRLGGRQVATTLRPRSGKEYYKIDRSILVEQGRTLTGPTSNYANITPVLEKSESPSPGYMSSSSYDQPQPVRDHFLFPEQA, from the exons ATGGTGGATAACAATTGCATTATCGAGGGAAACGTCAAGTTTCGGGATGGCAAGAAG TGGAAGTCAAGGTGGTGCGTCATGAGAAAATTGTCCCCTGTGGCAG aCTGCTTACACTTGCAACTTTACGGAGATAGCAAAGACCGATACAAACAAGGTCAAACCAAGGCCTCGCTTAGCTTACAACACTTTCTTGGGGTAGAAAGTGGATTTACCCTTGACAAAGAATCTAACACAATTGCCATTATTTGCCAAGATGTTACGGTAGTTCTTGCTTTCGATACTCGTGAGAGACTAATACAGTGGCAAGTCAAGATATCCAACAATTTGGGCGAAG ATCAACAATTCCTGATTCTCATCTCCTCGGCACCGACAAAAGCAAAGCTTTTAAGCGGCCCAGCACATATTCACATACAAAATCGTCGCTTCTGTATTACCACTGGAGTACCGCCAAGGCTCGCTGGGGTTTGGGAAATTGCACATCTTCGTCGTTATGGGGTCGTTGAGGGAAGATTTTGTTTTGAGGGAGGCTCAAGATGCGGCCGTGGAGAAGGCCTGCACGTTCTTGTTACAGATCAAGGAGATGACATTATAAAAACCTTGCAATTGGCAGCCGAAGGAAAGCTCAGTACACGAAAAAGACCAACTGCTCGTGAACTTGCAGCATGTGACAGTCCCAGAAGGCAATTTTCTCGATCTGAAACAAGGGTTAGCGATTCCTTTCCATCATTGCTGTATAATACAGGATCCTACGAAGGGCAGTGCGACAACTGCAAAAATGAAGGCTCGCCGTACTGGTCCTCGACTGAAAGCAGGCAGCAGACAGATTTGGACAGTGATTACGGGTGTCGGGATGCTTCCATATCAGAATTACATGATCAACCAGGAGAGTGGCACAGCTGCTCAATTGTCCAAGGAAATAATTCAATGCTTGAAAGATGCTCCAGCTGTATCAGCAAATTGGGAACACTTTCCAAGTCATCTACATCGGGCACAACTTCGACAATGACTCACTCTAGCAGTCCTGCTCCACTTGGGGGTTGTCAGCAACCACTTCGAGCGTTTGACAGACTCTCGCTCTCTTCCTATAGCAGCAGTAGTCATGAAAGTGATTACTCGGTGTCCCAACAGGCAGAGTGCCATTGCGTGTCTAGTAAAGTTTTCCAAACTCAAAACCCGCAGAGCTTTGCTCCTAAGCAGTTAGTCTCTCCTCCCAGACCGCCGAAGCCACATTCTTCGTGTGTTAGAAAAGCTAAGAAGCCTCCGATGCCACTTCCACAACCAGAATATCCTTGTTCTTGCTCAACAAAGCCACCAGCAGTTCAAAACAACATAGCCAATACAACTGGGCCATATGAAAACTATGATGTTCCAAAAACAATAATTCGCCACGCATTGTCTATGGAACGAACTTCGTCCACTGATCAGTATTACGATACGCCTAGAAAAATCAAGGAAATTCTTGCGTTGCCAAAAATGTATGCAAATTACGACACTCCGCTTGTGCCACAAGCAGTTGCTTTACAACAGTGTGGCTGTCCTACCAAGCTGACTTCTCAATCCCCGCGTACATCCGCTTGTCCATGTCACAACGTAATGAGCTGGGCTGGTTTTGTTTTACCTTATTGTCGTCGAGGGGCAGGCATTGTGTTAGATGCCGTGCATCCAGTACGGCTGTCTGGTGAAGGGAAGATGCCGGTTGTGAACGCCAGTGGAGAAATAGCGGTTTATGCAACAAGTGACAAAAGTACTGAAGATGATCATGGTCCTGAAACTGCTAAAGAAAAGTGTGGCTGTCAGAGTGAAAGTACCGGAGTTGATAACAATTATGCAAACATTGAACCGGTAATAGATACGCAACCAGAATCAAAGCAGATAAATTATGCAAATATTGATTTTACCCAATCTTTAGAACACTATGAAAACAGCAAGGATGTTTTAGCCAAAGCAGGAATATCACGAGATGAGGCAGCCAAGTTTTCCGAAGAGTTGAAGGAATCTGAAGCTTCCGAGGTGAATGAAAATACAAAGTTCTGCACCAAATGTGGGCATGCAAAAGATGAAGAGAATGATTACTTGATGATGAACCCAGAGAAAGAAATGCCGAAGAAGCCGTACCCTGGGTACTTAGCGATGCAACCGGCCCACAACGCTTGTTCCAAAGAAGTTTTATCCAGAATTTGTAGCACCGGAAAGAGCAGCAGTAATCCAACTTTGACTGGATCCCAATTAATAGAGGGAAGCAAAAAAAGATCTGAATCTGAATATCGAGTACCTGGATCAGCGATGTTATCTAGTCCCTACCTCAGACGCCGACTCTTGGACTCCGCAAATAGCACAGAGGCTTCTGGTAATATTGGTCTACTAGCAAGGAAGAGATCATATTCTGCAGAATCTGCACATTATACGAATGACGAAAAACTTACTTTGTTCCCTTCAAATCTGACAATTCACAAGTGTTCCAGCGAGGCTGATAAAGAGTTACTGATGAATAAAGATAGACGAACTTTGTGCGTAGATTCAGAGCCGAAACCTTATCACGACAGCGAGGAGACTTCCGCGTCATCTCCTCAGCCGtgttcaataaaaattcgacGCTCATCTTCTGTACCATCAAAGACGGGACATAACCGCGACTCTTCGAGCAGCAACGACTCTGGCGTATCGACTGGCTCTCTGAGTCACAGAGGAACTGAATTTGGGGAATTCGAACTACCCATAATTACTACTAATTCAGCAAGAAGACATTTGATATCAATATCCCACAAAAGTACCCCTCCAGTCTGCTTCCATAACAGTCTAccaagaaaatcaaaatccaGTGACCCACTTCGCGAGCTTtcctttcaatttcaaaaactaaaaatacCAACGAAATCTTCATCTGCCGAAGGAGACATACCTGCCTGTGTTCCCAAAGGCACAAAAGGTTTCAGTAGCCCAGGCGAAGTATCCGCTACACCGTACACAGATTCTCGAAGTACAAGCAGCGGTACATCCGATATGTCTGATTACATCGAAACATTATCTTTGTCCTCGCATTCATCATCAGATACCCCAGACAATCTTAG ATTGGGTGGACGTCAGGTGGCCACAACTCTTCGGCCGCGTAGCGGAAaggaatattataaaatagatCGAAGCATCTTGGTGGAACAAGGCCGTACATTGACAGGGCCAACTTCTAACTATGCCAATATTACACCTGTCCTTGAAAAAAGTGAATCTCCGTCACCGGGATATATGAGCAGCTCGTCATACGATCAGCCGCAACCAGTGCGTGATCACTTTCTCTTTCCTGAG CAGGCCTGA